A genome region from Magnolia sinica isolate HGM2019 chromosome 8, MsV1, whole genome shotgun sequence includes the following:
- the LOC131253628 gene encoding protein ENHANCED DISEASE RESISTANCE 4, whose protein sequence is MASNVPNIRFVRCPKCRKVLIELPDLPVYRCGGCDVVLQAKKRGESSRSRTAETNRVQNNEAEHASNSNESIALSQQLTACSTDAYVSDADHPRELAVSGNADVRNPNAVSSSGELDSHTSNGESAKTARNGEESNVNEMKDTNFESPKSNVESQIVTGNSTLDEQAEKPQPLDQCIRDRISPRENKEVREEPIHRSTISDDTVITKLGGSLGNLSKSPTRSSHAYDASVSSCGDGTDDHVPDRHPNSSNRILFESQTGVDSIGTGKINADLEIQCQVTNLSAMSLNEYGSATTGGIAWNQDNPSKSARYGLQAPEQGSVQESDVFHSVNSWMESERDGSYRYPPSRDSGHGWGPPSIYQNGGPSNYQHEELPNSPNSYSSNKLNYLEKDRIELLKKVEELKDELSRSYGQRRKGKEKVPIRGVHLENQWPSGYDHHRLPYYNTSYHQNPHQPYIQRKTMPHQFGPSQTQFTIRQPTSCSLHVEHSCPHCYHKDWQFHAHPPPSAYRSQGLCQACPSHTCYHSCNPSSSHPQLHPDSSFLPHHHNPHPHEPRLVEHEMEKLQRKERRQPTKRHCLPLAGGAPFVICNRCWKLLQLPADFMLSTRRRHKLQCGACSKVLAFSHNGKNRTSSYVLTQEHRKWSEASDIISSATMNAASTSGVDGFVHGDPISYSDDYGLSVSKSYSTEGEPVFLAPPIHPHRSSWNDRNHAESSSLKPRTQGRKKRVIAEQSEKEPEHSNKVSESEEANMEMSPLHMLMGYSSVSEVLYGPRFLRRGSQSRNIENTVTNGSLENSVVSPLQDASEEEVSSKLSSRNARLQTSLVS, encoded by the exons ATGGCCAGCAATGTCCCTAACATCCGGTTCGTCCGTTGTCCAAAGTGTCGGAAGGTTCTTATAGAGCTGCCTGACCTTCCTGTGTACAGGTGCGGCGGATGTGATGTGGTTCTCCAAG CGAAGAAACGAGGAGAGAGCAGCCGGTCTAGAACAGCTGAAACAAATCGAGTTCAGAACAATGAAGCAGAGCATGCATCCAACAGTAATGAATCCATTGCTTTGAGCCAGCAACTTACTGCTTGCTCTACAGATGCATATGTTTCAGATGCGGACCATCCAAGAGAGCTGGCTGTGTCTGGGAATGCTGATGTGAGAAACCCAAATGCAGTTTCTTCTTCTGGTGAGCTTGATAGCCATACTAGCAATGGAGAATCGGCAAAAACAGCTAGAAATGGAGAAGAATcgaatgtaaatgaaatgaaagatACCAACTTTGAAAGCCCAAAGTCGAATGTTGAAAGCCAAATAGTTACTGGTAACTCGACTTTGGACGAACAGGCAGAGAAACCTCAGCCACTTGATCAATGCATCCGTGACCGTATAAGCCCAAGAGAGAATAAGGAAGTGAGAGAAGAACCGATCCACCGCAGCACCATTTCAGATGATACTGTCATTACAAAGCTTGGTGGGTCACTTGGCAATCTTTCAAAATCGCCAACTAGAAGCTCACATGCTTATGATGCAAGCGTCTCTTCCTGTGGTGACGGCACCGATGATCATGTTCCAGACCGGCATCCAAATTCATCGAACAGAATTCTGTTTGAATCTCAAACGGGTGTGGATTCCATCGGCACTGGTAAGATTAATGCCGATTTGGAAATTCAGTGTCAAGTAACCAACCTCTCAGCAATGTCGCTGAATGAGTATGGTTCAGCTACCACAGGCGGCATTGCTTGGAATCAAGATAACCCGTCCAAGTCTGCCAGATATGGACTTCAAGCACCAGAGCAGGGGAGTGTGCAGGAGTCCGACGTCTTCCATTCGGTAAATAGCTGGATGGAATCAGAAAGAGATGGGTCATATCGATATCCACCATCAAGGGACTCTGgccacgggtggggcccgcccaGCATTTATCAGAATGGCGGCCCATCAAACTACCAGCATGAAGAGCTTCCAAATAGCCCGAATTCTTATTCATCCAATAAGCTCAACTACCTCGAGAAGGACAGGATCGAACTCTTGAAGAAGGTGGAGGAATTGAAAGATGAGCTCAGTCGATCATATGGCCagagaagaaaagggaaggagAAGGTCCCAATCAGAGGTGTCCATCTGGAAAATCAATGGCCGTCAGGCTACGATCACCATCGCCTGCCATACTACAACACAAGCTATCATCAAAATCCTCATCAACCATATATTCAGAGGAAAACCATGCCCCACCAATTTGGGCCATCGCAAACACAATTCACAATCAGACAGCCCACAAGCTGTTCACTCCATGTCGAACACTCCTGTCCACATTGCTATCACAAAGATTGGCAATTCCACGCTCATCCCCCACCCAGCGCCTACCGCAGCCAAGGGCTATGCCAGGCTTGTCCCAGTCATACATGCTACCATTCCTGCAATCCAAGTTCTTCCCACCCGCAGCTGCATCCAGACTCCAGTTTCCTGCCACACCAccacaatcctcatccacatgAGCCGAGGCTCGTCGAACATGAGATGGAGAAGCTGCAGCGCAAAGAGCGACGCCAGCCGACAAAGCGGCATTGCCTTCCGTTAGCTGGTGGGGCCCCCTTTGTCATATGCAACAGATGCTGGAAGCTGCTGCAGCTGCCAGCAGATTTTATGCTGTCGACGAGGAGACGCCACAAGCTACAGTGTGGTGCCTGTTCTAAAGTGCTTGCGTTTTCACACAATGGGAAGAATCGTACCTCTTCTTACGTTCTGACCCAAGAACACCGTAAATGGAGTGAGGCCAGTGATATCATTAGCTCTGCGACGATGAATGCCGCATCCACATCTGGTGTCGATGGATTTGTCCACGGTGACCCGATCTCATATTCTGACGATTATGGGCTCTCCGTCTCTAAAAGCTACTCGACAGAGGGTGAGCCTGTGTTCCTTGCTCCTCCAATTCATCCCCATCGAAGTAGTTGGAATGACAGGAATCATGCTGAAAGTAGCTCTCTGAAGCCACGAAcacaaggaagaaagaaaagggtGATCGCCGAACAATCCGAAAAAGAGCCCGAGCACTCAAACAAAGTGTCAGAATCTGAAGAAGCGAACATGGAGATGTCGCCACTCCATATGCTCATGGGCTATTCTTCAGTCAGTGAAGTCTTATACGGGCCCCGCTTCCTACGGAGAGGTTCTCAAAGCCGTAACATTGAGAATACAGTCACCAATGGATCACTGGAGAACAGTGTGGTATCCCCACTGCAAGATGCAAGCGAGGAAGAAGTGTCATCGAAGTTGTCATCGAGGAATGCAAGACTCCAAACTTCCCTGGTTTCATAA